In Candidatus Nitronauta litoralis, one DNA window encodes the following:
- a CDS encoding c-type cytochrome, with protein MKTKHIGLIKNSVFLVALGMLFLVVEPGSSFGGIACNLKPNNMCQLEGEESFFTEKVESIRENKKDIYEFLAHRHGGCGPDAMETEEEGCGHGKKHRGRGRHGMHGRHHQMGSEGSAQCPQERQTTSAPSQFLDMRNPMEANSENIEQGRLLFHQKVEPSCAICHGVNGDGRGRMGMGLNPPPRNFTCQETMKEISDGQLFWIIKNGSEGTGMPAFGYLEDESIWKLVLYLRQFINN; from the coding sequence ATGAAAACAAAACATATAGGGTTAATAAAAAATTCAGTATTTCTGGTCGCTTTGGGGATGCTTTTTTTGGTTGTGGAACCCGGGTCATCATTTGGGGGAATTGCCTGCAACCTAAAGCCCAACAATATGTGTCAGCTTGAAGGTGAGGAAAGTTTTTTTACCGAAAAGGTTGAGTCGATAAGGGAAAATAAAAAGGACATATACGAGTTTTTGGCTCATCGGCATGGTGGGTGCGGTCCCGATGCAATGGAAACAGAAGAAGAGGGTTGCGGGCACGGAAAGAAACACCGAGGTCGCGGAAGGCACGGGATGCATGGCCGCCACCACCAAATGGGATCGGAGGGTTCTGCCCAATGCCCCCAGGAACGTCAAACCACTTCGGCTCCTTCACAATTTCTAGATATGAGAAATCCCATGGAAGCCAATTCTGAAAATATTGAACAGGGTCGGTTGCTGTTTCATCAAAAGGTAGAACCTTCCTGTGCCATTTGCCATGGAGTGAATGGCGATGGAAGAGGTCGAATGGGAATGGGCTTAAATCCTCCGCCCCGGAATTTCACCTGCCAGGAAACCATGAAGGAAATCAGCGACGGACAATTATTCTGGATCATAAAAAATGGTTCTGAGGGAACAGGAATGCCAGCTTTTGGGTACTTGGAAGATGAGTCAATCTGGAAATTGGTTTTATACCTTCGCCAATTTATTAATAATTAG
- a CDS encoding GHKL domain-containing protein produces MTDIHESIVSQINNLILIVNRDLKVEFVNTGFGKFMERRTSDFIGSPLRDVLEISKEQWEFLESELQGELCTLNKDTHKESRVHSSASIETRDPLKGSHHQKNSENPPSVITLGEKIFTYQVFALEFNNNSCRGLIFNDLTREKHFLDRMTQAENIASLKTLVAGISHEINNPLHSILSFAEAMEKEQDIGRMRDFASRVAKLSSRIGKKFAEFSGYVQGKGAGAPELIDIEETLKKALNLILLPLEKNSIEVETDISSLPKIEGDFEEIQQIWMNILNNAVQAMECCGRIKIHGRESNGVLTIIISDNGPGMTRETLRRVFNPFFTTKMQGEGTGLGLSITKRLVEKYGGSIDLKSQGGQGTTVSISFPAKIIMKKAGFFESQ; encoded by the coding sequence TTGACTGATATTCATGAATCCATTGTTTCTCAAATCAACAATCTTATTCTGATTGTTAATCGGGATCTGAAAGTGGAGTTCGTCAATACAGGTTTCGGAAAATTTATGGAAAGGCGGACTTCTGACTTTATAGGAAGTCCATTGAGAGATGTATTGGAAATTTCGAAAGAACAGTGGGAGTTTCTTGAATCTGAATTACAAGGGGAACTTTGCACTTTAAATAAAGATACCCATAAAGAATCACGTGTTCATTCTTCCGCCAGCATAGAAACGCGGGATCCCTTGAAAGGATCGCATCACCAAAAAAATTCTGAAAACCCGCCATCGGTTATCACATTAGGAGAGAAAATATTCACTTATCAGGTCTTTGCTTTGGAGTTCAATAATAATTCCTGTCGAGGTCTGATATTTAATGACCTCACCAGGGAAAAACATTTTCTGGATCGAATGACGCAGGCGGAAAACATTGCCAGTCTCAAAACTTTGGTCGCTGGAATTTCACATGAAATCAATAACCCGCTTCATTCCATATTGAGTTTTGCCGAGGCTATGGAAAAGGAGCAGGATATAGGGAGAATGAGGGATTTTGCTTCCAGGGTGGCAAAACTTTCCTCCAGAATTGGAAAGAAGTTTGCAGAATTTTCAGGTTATGTTCAAGGGAAGGGGGCAGGGGCTCCGGAATTGATTGACATAGAGGAAACTTTAAAGAAAGCATTGAATTTGATTCTTCTGCCCCTGGAAAAAAACAGTATCGAGGTGGAAACGGATATCTCATCCCTGCCAAAAATTGAGGGTGACTTTGAAGAGATTCAACAAATCTGGATGAACATTTTAAACAATGCCGTACAGGCCATGGAATGTTGTGGGAGGATTAAGATTCATGGTAGAGAATCCAATGGGGTCCTGACGATTATTATTAGTGATAATGGCCCAGGGATGACACGGGAAACGTTGCGAAGGGTTTTTAATCCATTTTTTACAACCAAGATGCAGGGGGAAGGAACCGGGCTTGGCCTGAGCATCACAAAGCGCCTGGTGGAAAAGTATGGTGGATCGATTGACCTGAAATCGCAAGGAGGGCAGGGGACCACGGTCTCTATTTCTTTTCCAGCTAAAATTATCATGAAAAAAGCAGGATTTTTTGAATCTCAGTAA
- a CDS encoding FAD-dependent oxidoreductase — MTAKRILIIGGVAGGATAAAHSRRLSEEAEIILFERGPHVSFANCGLPYFIGGEIKNKADLLVQTPEGLRSRFNLDVRVMTEVVEINPAEKSIRVLDNVKGKEYTEKYDALIISTGASPIKPPIPGIHHPDHFSLRSIPDAEAILKRVDLPDTHKAVVVGGGFIGLEIAEQLHRRGLQVSIVEALPQVMAPFDPEMAAGLHQEIKKNNVDLHLGDGVSHFDSLVADENGQTVVVLNSGKRLTADLVILGVGVKPESELAKKAGLQTGARGGIVVNDTLRTSDGNIWAIGDAIEVRDFVTGEKVMVPLAGPANRQGRIVAENIFGGSMKYPGTLGTAVLRIFDCVAACTGASEKTLRRLNIPSEKVYLHPPSHASYYPGAHSIAMKLLFDPKNGKILGAQALGKDGVDKRIDVLATAIKAGMTVHDLEDLELAYAPPVGSAKDPVNLAGMVAQHVVRGDVRNAHWDELEDLLGKGHVLLDVRDTMERAEGCIEPSLHVPLPELHERMQELPKENEIIVYCQSGQRSYFACRQLALHGYKVKNLSGAYKTWKMSRDI, encoded by the coding sequence TTGACAGCAAAGCGGATATTGATCATTGGAGGTGTTGCCGGTGGAGCTACTGCGGCCGCTCATTCCCGGCGACTTTCCGAGGAGGCTGAAATTATCCTATTTGAACGGGGTCCGCATGTTTCTTTTGCAAACTGTGGCCTTCCCTATTTTATAGGCGGAGAAATCAAGAATAAGGCAGACCTCCTGGTGCAAACACCAGAAGGCCTTCGGTCAAGATTCAATCTCGATGTGCGGGTGATGACCGAAGTGGTAGAAATTAATCCTGCCGAAAAAAGTATCCGTGTTTTGGATAATGTAAAGGGAAAGGAATATACGGAAAAATACGACGCATTAATCATATCCACAGGTGCAAGCCCTATCAAACCTCCCATTCCGGGAATCCATCATCCCGATCATTTTTCGTTGAGGTCCATCCCCGATGCTGAAGCAATTCTGAAAAGGGTCGATCTGCCGGATACCCATAAAGCGGTTGTCGTAGGAGGGGGATTCATTGGCCTGGAAATAGCAGAACAATTGCACAGGCGGGGTCTTCAGGTATCTATAGTTGAAGCCCTCCCTCAGGTGATGGCTCCTTTCGATCCCGAAATGGCCGCAGGTCTTCACCAGGAAATCAAAAAGAACAATGTGGACCTGCATCTTGGTGATGGGGTGTCTCATTTCGATTCCCTCGTGGCTGATGAAAATGGGCAGACCGTCGTTGTACTTAACAGTGGCAAACGGTTGACAGCAGATTTGGTGATTTTGGGTGTTGGGGTGAAGCCCGAATCTGAGCTGGCCAAAAAGGCAGGATTGCAAACAGGCGCCCGCGGCGGGATAGTGGTGAACGACACTCTGCGTACCAGTGACGGGAATATCTGGGCCATAGGTGATGCCATTGAGGTCCGAGATTTTGTCACAGGAGAAAAAGTGATGGTGCCCCTGGCGGGGCCTGCCAATCGGCAGGGACGAATAGTCGCTGAAAATATTTTTGGAGGGTCCATGAAATACCCGGGGACTCTGGGCACCGCTGTATTGAGGATTTTTGATTGCGTTGCGGCTTGTACCGGTGCGAGTGAAAAAACGTTGCGCCGATTAAACATACCATCTGAGAAAGTTTATCTTCATCCGCCATCACACGCATCCTATTATCCCGGTGCGCACTCCATTGCCATGAAATTATTATTTGATCCAAAAAACGGAAAAATTCTGGGGGCGCAGGCTCTTGGAAAGGACGGAGTCGACAAAAGAATCGATGTCTTGGCGACTGCGATTAAAGCGGGAATGACAGTGCATGACCTTGAGGATCTTGAACTGGCTTATGCTCCACCGGTTGGTTCAGCCAAAGACCCGGTTAATCTTGCCGGAATGGTAGCCCAGCATGTGGTCCGTGGCGATGTAAGAAATGCGCATTGGGATGAGTTGGAGGACTTGTTGGGAAAAGGCCATGTGTTGCTGGATGTTCGTGACACCATGGAACGTGCTGAGGGTTGTATTGAACCCTCTCTGCATGTTCCTCTTCCAGAGCTACATGAGAGGATGCAGGAGTTGCCAAAAGAAAATGAAATTATCGTGTATTGCCAATCGGGCCAGCGATCCTATTTCGCTTGCCGCCAGCTGGCTCTGCACGGGTATAAAGTTAAAAATCTATCTGGCGCCTACAAGACATGGAAAATGTCCCGGGATATATAA
- a CDS encoding RtcB family protein: MTADNFNVIHSNKGVPIKAWTKGVPLEEAAEQQLKNVAKMPFVFRHVAVMPDVHWGLGATIGSVIPTSGAIIPAAVGVDIGCGMMAVQTSLKADSLPDNLKEMRINIEKTVPHGRTNNGGPGDRGAWSNIPDAQAEVWQNLETDYKEIVSRHPKIGKRGPNHVNHLGTLGGGNHFIEVCLDEEDQVWFMLHSGSRGIGNRIGTYFIDLAKQDMRRWFINLPDTNLAYFAEGSDHFDDYVFAVGWAQNFARINRELMMQAVIAAVKKTAGVPAFEAKVKAVNCHHNYVERESHFGKNVLVTRKGAVRARKGDLGIIPGSMGASSFIVRGLGNDESFHSCSHGAGRIMSRAAAKKKFTVQDHIDATEGVECRKDADVIDETPAAYKSIDDVMEAQKDLVEIVHKLHQVVCVKG, encoded by the coding sequence ATGACCGCCGATAACTTTAATGTAATTCATTCTAACAAAGGGGTTCCCATTAAGGCATGGACCAAAGGGGTCCCACTGGAAGAGGCGGCAGAGCAACAGTTGAAGAATGTCGCAAAAATGCCATTCGTTTTTCGTCATGTTGCGGTGATGCCAGATGTCCATTGGGGCCTGGGAGCGACCATCGGCAGCGTAATTCCAACTTCCGGTGCAATCATTCCAGCAGCTGTGGGAGTGGATATCGGGTGCGGCATGATGGCGGTGCAGACCAGTTTGAAAGCGGACTCACTGCCAGACAACCTGAAAGAAATGCGTATCAACATCGAAAAAACCGTGCCTCATGGTCGAACCAATAACGGCGGACCGGGGGACCGGGGTGCATGGTCGAACATTCCCGATGCCCAGGCCGAGGTTTGGCAAAACCTGGAAACGGATTATAAGGAGATCGTCAGCCGACATCCGAAGATTGGAAAGCGCGGACCAAATCACGTCAACCATCTGGGAACACTCGGCGGTGGAAACCATTTCATTGAAGTGTGCCTGGACGAAGAAGATCAGGTCTGGTTCATGTTGCACAGCGGATCCCGCGGAATTGGCAACCGGATCGGGACATACTTCATCGACCTGGCAAAGCAGGATATGCGTCGATGGTTTATCAACCTGCCGGATACAAACCTGGCGTACTTTGCTGAGGGCAGCGATCATTTCGACGATTATGTTTTTGCAGTTGGCTGGGCGCAGAACTTTGCGCGAATCAACCGGGAACTCATGATGCAGGCGGTGATTGCGGCGGTGAAGAAAACTGCCGGAGTTCCAGCTTTTGAGGCCAAAGTCAAAGCCGTGAATTGTCATCACAACTATGTCGAACGGGAAAGCCATTTCGGCAAAAACGTACTCGTCACCCGTAAAGGTGCAGTACGCGCAAGGAAGGGTGACCTCGGCATTATTCCGGGAAGCATGGGTGCAAGTTCCTTTATCGTTCGAGGACTGGGCAATGATGAAAGTTTTCATAGCTGCAGTCACGGTGCTGGCAGGATTATGTCCCGCGCGGCAGCAAAAAAGAAGTTCACTGTCCAGGACCACATTGATGCCACTGAAGGCGTTGAATGCCGAAAGGATGCCGATGTGATCGATGAAACACCTGCAGCTTACAAAAGCATTGACGATGTGATGGAAGCGCAGAAGGACCTGGTGGAAATTGTCCATAAACTGCACCAGGTGGTTTGTGTAAAAGGGTAG